In the genome of Spirochaetia bacterium, one region contains:
- a CDS encoding NAD(P)/FAD-dependent oxidoreductase — MGVGIAELDGTPGEAMIDYYEERAMGGAGLIYTEVCRVNDVTGVAMLRQLSMTHDRNIAQMGKLTAAVHRHGTKIFCQLHHPGRQTMSALIGGQPVVSASAIPCKFEKQKTRALTTEEVKSLVQDFINAAVRAQKSGFDGVELHGAHGYLIGQFFSPYTNKRTDAYGGNFENRMRFAVEIIKGIHAACGEDFPVSVRVSVDEFLDKTGVSEDYIHVKDGVAIAMALEKAGAAAINVSCGIYETGAAIIEPVTYPQGWRTPLVKAVKDHVSVPVIAVNAIKEPQVAEKLLEDGTQDFIALGRAWLADPQWGLKAFEGRDKEIRKCIGCLNCFFSLKSCAPVCMPPHCSVNPRLCKESWYPELPYDAQHHKVVIIGAGPAGLSAARTAALRGMQVTLLEKEDHLGGLVPVAAAAPLKGNTKFLTDWYEEELSRLGVDVRLGIEATETVIKGLAPDAIIVATGAGPIVPGKIPGIDKAHVYTFNDVLNGTSGLSGKKVAVIGAGIVGLECGEYLNEKDCTVTIIDMLDAVAPSGNQTIVLDDCMHLKAKGTNFLLGHALKEIKDGSVVLTRTSTKENVEVPCDAVVLCLGLKPERTLGGKTGRALCQCI, encoded by the coding sequence ATGGGTGTTGGTATCGCAGAACTTGATGGTACCCCCGGTGAAGCAATGATCGATTACTACGAAGAACGGGCCATGGGAGGTGCCGGGCTTATCTATACCGAGGTCTGTCGGGTCAACGATGTTACCGGTGTTGCAATGCTTCGCCAGCTTTCTATGACACATGACCGCAACATTGCACAGATGGGAAAACTTACAGCCGCAGTACATAGGCACGGGACCAAGATTTTCTGTCAGCTTCATCATCCAGGCAGGCAGACCATGTCGGCGCTCATCGGTGGACAGCCGGTCGTTTCTGCCTCTGCCATTCCCTGTAAGTTTGAAAAGCAGAAGACCCGGGCTCTGACTACAGAGGAAGTCAAGTCATTGGTACAGGATTTTATCAATGCTGCAGTTCGGGCTCAGAAATCCGGTTTTGACGGTGTCGAACTCCATGGAGCCCATGGTTACCTTATCGGACAATTTTTTTCTCCATATACCAACAAAAGGACTGATGCCTATGGCGGAAATTTTGAAAACCGTATGCGTTTTGCTGTAGAAATCATCAAGGGAATCCATGCAGCCTGCGGAGAAGATTTTCCTGTCAGTGTGCGTGTTTCTGTAGATGAGTTTCTGGATAAGACAGGAGTGAGTGAAGATTACATACATGTCAAGGATGGTGTAGCAATAGCTATGGCATTGGAAAAAGCCGGTGCTGCTGCCATCAATGTCAGCTGTGGCATCTATGAAACCGGAGCAGCCATAATCGAACCTGTTACGTATCCACAAGGATGGCGGACACCCCTTGTCAAGGCAGTGAAGGACCATGTGTCTGTTCCTGTCATTGCAGTCAATGCGATCAAGGAACCGCAGGTTGCTGAAAAGTTGCTTGAAGATGGTACTCAGGATTTCATTGCACTGGGCAGGGCTTGGCTTGCAGATCCACAATGGGGACTCAAGGCTTTTGAGGGACGTGACAAAGAAATCAGAAAATGCATAGGATGTCTCAATTGTTTCTTCAGCCTCAAGAGCTGTGCGCCGGTATGCATGCCGCCTCATTGCTCAGTCAACCCCAGGCTGTGCAAGGAAAGCTGGTACCCTGAGCTGCCGTACGATGCCCAGCATCATAAGGTCGTAATCATCGGGGCCGGTCCTGCAGGTCTTTCTGCAGCACGGACGGCGGCTTTGCGGGGTATGCAGGTTACGCTGTTGGAAAAGGAAGACCATCTGGGGGGATTGGTACCTGTGGCCGCTGCTGCTCCTTTGAAAGGCAATACCAAGTTCCTTACTGATTGGTATGAAGAAGAACTGTCACGTCTTGGTGTCGATGTCAGATTGGGAATTGAAGCTACGGAAACTGTCATCAAGGGTCTTGCTCCTGATGCAATCATCGTTGCTACCGGTGCAGGACCCATTGTCCCTGGGAAGATTCCCGGCATCGACAAGGCTCATGTATATACTTTCAATGACGTGCTGAATGGTACATCAGGACTTAGTGGGAAAAAAGTTGCCGTCATCGGAGCTGGTATAGTAGGACTCGAATGCGGTGAATATCTCAATGAGAAAGATTGTACAGTCACTATCATCGATATGCTGGATGCTGTTGCTCCCAGCGGAAACCAGACCATTGTCCTTGATGACTGCATGCATCTGAAGGCGAAGGGTACGAATTTCCTTCTGGGGCATGCCTTGAAAGAAATAAAGGATGGTTCTGTAGTGCTGACCCGTACCTCAACGAAAGAAAATGTAGAGGTCCCTTGCGATGCCGTGGTATTATGTCTGGGACTCAAACCCGAGCGTACCCTTGGCGGCAAAACTGGAAGAGCACTTTGTCAATGTATATGA